One Picosynechococcus sp. PCC 7003 DNA segment encodes these proteins:
- a CDS encoding diadenylate cyclase: protein MMTLPKPEYMPLSHDPAIQTLIQTIDYLSQHQIGALMIIERQTPLTEHDVLRPGVLLKLSLTQENLVRIFRPSSPLHDGATQIRGQAIIAAGTLLPLSCQPLPRRYGTRHLAALGISEQVSSCIGIVVSEETGGVTLTHKGSFNNNLTLPQLQIYLQQLLLPPTTESLP from the coding sequence ATGATGACCTTGCCGAAACCAGAATATATGCCTTTAAGCCATGACCCAGCCATTCAGACCCTAATCCAGACCATTGATTACCTGTCCCAACATCAAATTGGTGCCTTGATGATCATCGAGCGCCAGACCCCGCTAACCGAGCATGATGTCCTCAGACCCGGTGTGCTGCTAAAACTTTCTCTAACCCAAGAGAATTTGGTGCGTATCTTTAGACCGAGCTCGCCCCTCCATGATGGTGCAACCCAAATTCGCGGCCAAGCGATAATTGCTGCCGGTACGCTTCTGCCGCTCTCCTGTCAGCCCTTGCCCCGGCGTTATGGCACAAGACACCTGGCCGCCTTAGGAATCTCAGAACAAGTGAGTAGCTGCATTGGGATTGTTGTCTCCGAGGAAACCGGCGGGGTGACCCTGACCCATAAAGGAAGCTTTAACAATAATCTCACCCTTCCTCAACTACAAATTTATCTGCAGCAACTCTTGCTGCCTCCCACAACTGAATCACTGCCCTAA
- a CDS encoding RNA polymerase sigma factor, with the protein MDNHNLCSLILDIYHCHVANKPYDNQIESLTYGLDHIRQLKAYLGSGYLPYYEQALTKTMEDVQKNITKFFTVKAQVNFGERRADNPEDVTVISKAFISWVMVILKRDCQDERRRIKRCQASGKGVQSLDTPIAEGLTLQDVIPAGTNPMDNLIDAETARENKRKHDELLALLPEKLTCRSKKYPQCHCYDIFVRQYLQEPKQTFKEIAQELGMAQGTITGHWYRKCQPILDELAHQYR; encoded by the coding sequence ATGGACAATCACAACCTTTGCAGCCTCATCCTCGATATTTACCACTGCCATGTCGCCAACAAACCCTATGACAATCAGATAGAAAGCCTGACCTATGGACTAGATCACATACGCCAGCTCAAGGCCTATCTGGGATCTGGATACTTACCCTACTACGAGCAGGCCCTAACCAAGACCATGGAGGATGTCCAAAAAAACATCACTAAATTCTTTACAGTCAAAGCTCAAGTTAATTTCGGTGAACGACGGGCTGACAATCCCGAAGATGTCACAGTGATTTCTAAAGCGTTCATTAGTTGGGTCATGGTCATCCTCAAGCGAGACTGCCAGGATGAACGCCGTAGAATAAAGCGTTGCCAGGCATCCGGCAAAGGAGTCCAAAGCCTTGACACCCCCATCGCTGAAGGGCTGACCCTCCAAGATGTTATTCCCGCTGGTACTAACCCTATGGATAATCTCATTGATGCGGAGACCGCCCGCGAAAACAAACGCAAGCATGATGAACTCCTCGCCCTACTCCCGGAGAAACTAACCTGCCGTTCTAAAAAATATCCCCAATGCCATTGCTATGACATCTTTGTCCGTCAATACTTGCAAGAGCCTAAACAAACTTTTAAAGAAATCGCCCAAGAACTAGGTATGGCCCAGGGGACAATCACCGGTCACTGGTATCGCAAATGTCAGCCTATTCTCGATGAACTGGCTCATCAATATCGTTAA
- a CDS encoding DUF1822 family protein has product MNISLLDKTTGHTISFSAAQQHLARRYGAQQLSEAQAQAVYLGTLARTAVQGFLAEMLHIEADLNGSHSENPLLRQLNPTFDLELPELGPLICIPVQDKDLADGDRLSLPFHPEPALGYVVVLFSEDTTSCRVYGYLPAAVLAEDATDFSLSQLQDIGQLQDDLYELEEYLEILPELMATEVFVSPADAIVMMERLKHLPVHQRKAALLQAYPQLNEKANHFLAVWGDFVALGDWLKDQWQGAWANLQDEITALTYPNLTLNFAGQTRSSAAPVHQSLCQGVSVLSLGGQDFYVVIRCQPQEENLMDVAVEISPQEGEAGLPVGLSLRLLDDTDAVLYEEKVTEGDRQLSLELEGEVGEGFLLEFSFGNTLVQKYVQI; this is encoded by the coding sequence ATGAATATTTCTCTTTTAGACAAAACAACCGGCCACACAATCTCTTTTAGTGCGGCGCAACAACATTTAGCCCGCCGCTATGGCGCCCAGCAACTCAGTGAAGCCCAAGCCCAAGCGGTTTACCTGGGGACCCTGGCCCGCACCGCTGTTCAGGGATTTCTCGCAGAGATGCTCCATATCGAGGCCGACCTCAACGGCAGTCACAGTGAAAATCCCCTCCTCCGTCAACTCAACCCCACTTTTGATCTAGAGTTACCGGAGCTTGGCCCCCTGATTTGTATTCCTGTACAAGATAAGGATTTAGCGGATGGCGATCGCCTTTCGTTACCTTTCCACCCGGAACCAGCCCTCGGCTATGTAGTGGTCCTGTTCAGTGAGGATACAACTTCTTGTCGGGTCTATGGCTACCTGCCTGCTGCCGTCCTTGCTGAAGATGCCACTGATTTTTCCCTCAGCCAACTCCAGGACATCGGCCAACTCCAGGACGATCTCTATGAGCTGGAGGAATACCTAGAAATTTTGCCGGAGCTGATGGCCACAGAGGTCTTTGTTTCACCGGCAGATGCCATTGTAATGATGGAACGCCTCAAACATTTACCCGTACACCAGCGAAAAGCGGCATTACTCCAGGCCTATCCCCAACTTAATGAAAAGGCAAATCATTTCCTCGCCGTCTGGGGAGATTTTGTCGCCCTCGGGGATTGGTTAAAAGATCAATGGCAGGGGGCTTGGGCTAATCTCCAAGACGAGATCACGGCTCTGACCTACCCCAATCTCACCCTAAATTTTGCGGGTCAAACGCGTTCTAGTGCCGCTCCTGTGCATCAATCCCTTTGTCAGGGAGTCAGCGTACTTTCCTTGGGGGGTCAGGATTTCTATGTTGTGATTCGTTGCCAACCGCAGGAGGAAAACTTGATGGATGTGGCCGTTGAGATCTCTCCCCAAGAGGGAGAAGCAGGGCTGCCCGTTGGTCTTAGCCTCCGTCTGCTCGATGATACCGACGCGGTCTTGTATGAAGAAAAGGTAACTGAGGGCGATCGCCAATTGAGTCTTGAGCTAGAGGGGGAAGTCGGCGAAGGGTTCCTCCTAGAATTTTCCTTTGGCAATACCTTAGTCCAAAAATACGTCCAGATTTAA
- a CDS encoding DUF6717 family protein, with translation MTQIRILEVFRYNGGLVFDDPEKGLDKEAFVAGIDGMLETLMATKGITERFKLTFSPQPFPGYELSLQWQRREFEGNWYYCAELEAEGWLCPALYHYFETAPQALYVRVDPLA, from the coding sequence ATGACCCAGATTCGCATTTTAGAAGTCTTCCGTTATAACGGTGGCTTAGTTTTTGATGATCCAGAAAAGGGCCTCGATAAGGAAGCCTTTGTCGCCGGAATTGACGGGATGCTCGAAACCCTGATGGCGACCAAGGGCATTACGGAACGCTTTAAACTCACTTTTTCACCCCAACCTTTTCCGGGTTATGAGTTGTCCTTACAGTGGCAACGGCGAGAGTTTGAGGGCAACTGGTATTACTGCGCCGAACTAGAGGCAGAAGGGTGGCTTTGTCCGGCTCTCTACCATTATTTCGAAACGGCACCCCAAGCCCTCTATGTCCGGGTTGATCCCCTCGCCTAA
- a CDS encoding CHAT domain-containing protein, with the protein MSKTEYEQTLDANLDEWTIDELAEYLEENCEEAELDLIFRAIDLLQDCLLNSFEFASELHLTETMLRLSQKEIHDIFQFIFNDLEPPAETVEAINAAVAKELSEMPPDVEIEAVQQWLRLKLAVVFEVFRVPFIVQDFEEGKIKSPEDWANLQFNLAYDHSENIEQTKSEIIEKLIYHYQEALLVYTRETCPEDWANTQNNLGSAYNKRIEGERRENIERAIYHYREALKVSAKDAHPEHWAIMQSNLAFVYSSRVQGNKRENIEQAIYHFQQALTVRTKESFPEDWVITQNNLAIAYLDRIEGEKRENLELAIFHSQQALAVSTKEAYPEDWANTQNNLGSAYNKRIEGERRENIERAIYHYQEALTVYTKEALSEDWAMTQYNLANAYSDRIEGERRENIELAIFYYQEALTVYTKEAHPKEWAGTQNNLARIYVDRIEGDKRENIEQAIYHFQQALIIYKQDIYPKLWAMIQHNVALVYLDRIEGDKRKNIERAIYHAQETLTVYKKEAYPKDWAETQNSLAIAYIKRIEEDKRDNLEFAICHCKKALTIITKETYPKLWAMIQHNLALAHSDRIEGNKRKNIELAIHYYQEALTVRTEKTDPEAWATTQNNLALAYSDRIEGERWENLELAIFCYQQALTVRTKEAFPHDCLNSSSFLGNLYLQQEDWQRAIKPYQTAIECIELLTSWTADDDYKQQIMAENITVYDNIIQACVALGKYDEAIAYAERGRSRRLVELIASNDLYADAEIPPEIQAYLARYEAIERQLHNLLQEDSNDGSIGERGLGRFRQTTVTPAEREAKTAEIQALQAEKQTLWREIRRFDPVIAQQIQVEAISFAEIAALLPNPQSAILSIYNTGAETHIFVIRHPATSPKKSGLFSLFQQLNKPRPVITLHSCPDLTYQKLEDLLTEQWLIPYQENNEQWQADLGQNLQNIAQALQLEQLIQDHLTGIQELIIIPHLGFHHIPFAALPTGEATVTQTEQTLDNTRIKIKSKTRVQTVQNLLHEQYLGDLFQIRVLPSCQILKYCHDRPPLPQSNYGIVENTQEDLNFTHIEANRLKQLEPVLPQNHLKGRAEATVSNYQDLLTRVENVHSSHHAKSDLNNPRESALELGDGKFSLGSLMLKRYPNLNHVFLSCCETNLGKSELTDDLLTLGTGFLCAGARTVISSLWAVDDRATAIFSSYYYEALQKTQKPALALQKAQQRLRNVTVVEICQEFPELEESMDLREPENRPYAVPFWWGAFICQGV; encoded by the coding sequence ATGTCCAAGACAGAGTACGAACAAACCCTCGATGCCAACCTGGATGAGTGGACGATTGATGAGCTGGCTGAGTATCTGGAGGAGAACTGCGAGGAGGCGGAGTTAGATCTGATTTTTCGGGCGATTGATTTGCTCCAGGACTGTCTCCTCAATTCCTTTGAGTTTGCGTCGGAGCTTCACCTCACAGAGACGATGTTAAGGCTGAGTCAAAAGGAAATCCACGACATCTTTCAGTTCATTTTTAATGACCTGGAGCCACCGGCGGAAACGGTCGAGGCAATCAATGCAGCAGTGGCAAAAGAATTATCAGAGATGCCGCCGGATGTGGAGATTGAGGCGGTACAACAGTGGCTCAGGCTCAAGCTGGCGGTGGTCTTTGAGGTTTTTCGGGTGCCGTTTATTGTGCAAGACTTTGAAGAAGGGAAGATCAAATCACCGGAAGACTGGGCAAATCTTCAATTTAATTTGGCTTATGACCATTCTGAAAATATTGAACAAACCAAATCAGAAATAATTGAAAAGCTTATTTACCATTACCAAGAAGCATTATTAGTTTACACAAGAGAGACTTGTCCAGAGGATTGGGCAAATACTCAAAATAACCTAGGTTCTGCCTATAACAAGCGGATAGAGGGGGAAAGAAGAGAAAATATTGAACGTGCTATCTACCACTACCGGGAAGCCTTAAAGGTCAGTGCAAAAGATGCTCACCCAGAACACTGGGCAATAATGCAGTCTAATCTTGCTTTTGTCTACAGTAGCCGGGTACAGGGAAACAAAAGAGAGAATATAGAACAGGCTATTTATCATTTTCAACAAGCCTTAACGGTGAGGACAAAAGAATCCTTTCCAGAAGATTGGGTAATAACCCAGAATAATCTGGCCATTGCCTACTTAGACCGGATAGAGGGAGAGAAACGAGAGAATCTTGAACTCGCCATCTTCCACTCCCAGCAAGCCTTAGCGGTCAGTACAAAAGAGGCCTATCCAGAGGATTGGGCAAATACTCAAAATAACCTAGGTTCTGCCTATAACAAGCGGATAGAGGGGGAAAGAAGAGAAAATATTGAACGTGCTATCTACCACTACCAAGAAGCCTTAACGGTTTATACAAAAGAAGCCTTGTCAGAGGATTGGGCAATGACACAGTATAACCTCGCTAATGCCTATAGTGACCGGATAGAAGGAGAGAGAAGGGAAAACATCGAACTCGCTATCTTCTACTACCAAGAAGCCTTAACGGTTTATACAAAAGAAGCTCATCCTAAAGAGTGGGCAGGGACACAAAATAATCTAGCTCGTATTTATGTAGACCGAATTGAGGGAGATAAAAGAGAGAATATTGAACAGGCTATTTATCATTTTCAACAAGCTTTAATAATTTATAAGCAAGATATCTATCCAAAGCTTTGGGCAATGATTCAGCATAATGTGGCTCTTGTCTATTTAGACCGGATAGAAGGAGATAAAAGAAAGAATATTGAACGAGCTATTTATCATGCTCAGGAAACCTTAACAGTTTATAAAAAAGAAGCCTATCCTAAAGACTGGGCAGAGACTCAGAATAGTCTGGCTATTGCTTATATTAAGCGGATAGAGGAAGATAAGCGAGATAACTTAGAATTTGCCATCTGCCATTGTAAAAAAGCGCTAACTATAATTACTAAGGAAACCTATCCAAAGCTTTGGGCAATGATTCAGCATAATTTAGCTCTTGCTCATTCAGACCGGATAGAAGGAAATAAAAGAAAGAATATTGAGCTTGCCATTCATTATTACCAGGAAGCCTTGACGGTAAGAACAGAAAAAACCGATCCAGAAGCTTGGGCAACGACCCAGAATAACCTCGCTCTTGCCTACAGTGACCGAATAGAGGGGGAGAGATGGGAGAACCTCGAACTCGCTATCTTCTGCTACCAGCAAGCCTTAACCGTCAGGACAAAAGAGGCCTTTCCCCATGACTGTCTAAACAGTAGCTCTTTCCTAGGGAATTTATACCTACAACAGGAAGACTGGCAAAGGGCAATAAAGCCCTATCAAACGGCGATTGAATGCATTGAACTGCTCACCAGTTGGACGGCCGATGATGACTATAAGCAACAAATCATGGCCGAAAATATCACGGTCTATGACAACATCATCCAAGCCTGTGTTGCTTTGGGTAAATATGATGAGGCTATTGCCTACGCTGAACGGGGCCGCAGTCGTCGGCTAGTGGAACTGATCGCCAGCAATGACCTCTATGCCGATGCCGAAATCCCCCCCGAGATTCAGGCCTATCTCGCCCGCTACGAAGCCATCGAACGACAACTGCATAACCTCCTGCAAGAAGATTCAAACGATGGGAGCATTGGCGAACGAGGCTTAGGCCGATTCCGCCAAACCACCGTCACCCCAGCAGAACGGGAAGCGAAAACCGCAGAAATCCAGGCTCTACAGGCTGAGAAACAAACCCTCTGGCGGGAAATTCGCCGCTTCGATCCCGTCATCGCCCAACAAATTCAGGTAGAGGCGATCTCCTTTGCAGAAATTGCTGCTCTCCTACCCAACCCCCAGAGCGCCATCCTCAGCATCTACAACACCGGCGCCGAGACCCACATTTTTGTCATTCGCCACCCAGCAACTTCTCCAAAAAAATCTGGCTTATTTTCGCTTTTTCAGCAACTAAACAAACCCCGCCCGGTGATTACCCTCCACAGTTGCCCAGACCTGACCTACCAGAAACTAGAGGACCTGCTCACAGAACAATGGTTAATTCCCTACCAAGAGAACAATGAACAATGGCAGGCTGACCTAGGACAAAACCTGCAAAATATCGCCCAAGCCCTCCAGCTAGAGCAACTGATCCAAGACCACCTCACCGGCATCCAGGAACTGATCATTATTCCCCACCTGGGTTTCCATCACATTCCCTTTGCTGCCCTCCCCACTGGAGAAGCTACAGTCACCCAAACAGAACAAACCCTAGACAATACCCGCATTAAGATCAAATCCAAGACCAGAGTACAAACCGTTCAGAATCTCCTCCACGAGCAATACCTGGGTGATCTGTTCCAAATTCGGGTGCTGCCCAGTTGCCAGATCCTGAAATATTGCCATGACCGTCCCCCACTGCCCCAAAGCAATTACGGCATTGTCGAAAATACCCAGGAGGATTTGAACTTCACCCACATCGAAGCCAATCGCCTGAAACAATTGGAGCCAGTGCTCCCCCAAAATCACCTCAAGGGCAGAGCAGAAGCAACCGTCAGTAATTACCAAGATCTTTTGACACGGGTCGAAAATGTTCACTCCTCCCACCATGCCAAATCAGACCTCAACAATCCAAGGGAATCGGCCCTGGAATTAGGGGATGGAAAATTTAGCCTGGGGAGCCTCATGCTGAAGCGTTACCCGAACTTGAACCATGTATTCCTGTCCTGCTGCGAAACGAACCTGGGCAAATCCGAGCTAACCGATGACCTGCTGACCTTAGGAACAGGTTTCCTCTGTGCCGGCGCAAGGACAGTCATTTCTTCTCTGTGGGCAGTGGATGACCGAGCGACCGCAATCTTCAGCAGCTACTACTATGAAGCCCTCCAGAAAACTCAAAAACCGGCTTTAGCTCTGCAAAAAGCACAACAGCGTTTACGGAATGTGACGGTAGTAGAGATTTGCCAGGAATTCCCTGAGCTAGAGGAAAGCATGGACTTGAGAGAACCAGAGAATCGCCCCTATGCCGTCCCCTTCTGGTGGGGAGCTTTCATCTGCCAAGGGGTATAA